In one window of Tachypleus tridentatus isolate NWPU-2018 chromosome 2, ASM421037v1, whole genome shotgun sequence DNA:
- the LOC143235357 gene encoding helix-loop-helix protein 13-like, which translates to MSAPGLTYGYTGVTNDDFPPSEFGYLDLISSQSYGNQCQTPQNTVDLSSHPDPYPAERVLSIATMPPHPCRYEDSSYTRDSPLKAAPAPRDIGDRPSCEYESQGLTSLQHSPCMTGITLAEPYDYGAIYFTGPAGPYKVQRYAANVRERKRMLSINSAFEELRYHVPTFPFEKRLSKIDTLRLAISYIALLREILVSEYDPMTHIQKCLKGELRGENSEVWNTSDLTARLCWINWENLGVNPNYRSVLTTQSMTADSLSCCNST; encoded by the exons ATGTCGGCACCAGGACTCACTTACGGTTACACGGGCGTAACCAACGACGATTTCCCGCCTTCAGAGTTTGGTTATTTGGACCTAATATCCTCACAATCCTACGGCAATCAGTGTCAGACACCCCAGAATACAGTCGACTTATCATCTCACCCCGATCCTTATCCAGCTGAACGCGTGCTTTCCATAGCTACCATGCCGCCCCATCCTTGCCGCTATGAAGATTCTTCCTATACGAGAGATAGCCCTCTTAAAGCCGCTCCTGCTCCTCGGGATATTGGAGATCGACCTTCATGTGAATACGAGTCCCAAGGTTTGACTTCTCTACAACACTCACCGTGTATGACAG GGATTACCCTAGCAGAGCCATATGACTACGGCGCTATCTACTTTACGGGACCAGCAGGACCATATAAAGTCCAACGTTATGCAGCAAATGTCAGGGAAAGAAAACGCATGTTGAGTATCAACAGCGCATTTGAGGAACTTCGATATCATGTTCCTACTTTTCCTTTCGAAAAAAGGCTTTCCAAAATTGATACCTTGAGATTAGCTATCTCTTACATCGCCCTCTTGCGAGAGATCCTGGTTTCAGAATATGATCCTATGACGCACATACAAAAGTGTCTGAAAGGAGAATTAAGAGGAGAAAACTCAGAAGTGTGGAATACAAGTG ACCTGACAGCAAGACTTTGTTGGATCAACTGGGAAAACTTGGGAGTTAATCCTAATTATCGAAGTGTACTTACCACTCAGTCTATGACAGCAGATTCATTGTCTTGTTGCAATAGCACATGA